Part of the Intestinibacillus sp. Marseille-P6563 genome is shown below.
CGGCAACTGTAAAGACAAATCCATCGTTCGTTCGGTTCAAGCTTCCTTCGCTGACGGAAAAGCTTCCGGCTGCGTCACTGGGATATTCCAGCTTTGCGATTTCCGTTTCACCACATGTGATGCTACCATTGTCATAGCTGATCTCTCCTGCGGGCAGGGAAAGGCCCACGGGTAACTTCACTGTAAAGGTATAATCCTTCCCACCTTCTCCCGCGGCGATCTTTTGGAGGTTGATGCTGTATGTAATATCCTTGCTGCCTTCGCTGCCCAGATCAACGGTCTCCAGCGTTGTACTGACCGCGATCTCTTCAGGGATATGCGCAAAAACGGTGAAAGCAGAGGTGGTAATCAAGGCATCGTCATTGCCGTCCTCTAAAAGATCAACTGCCGTAATGCTTGTGGGAGCACCATCCTCGTAGGTCTGGACTTTAATGTCTTCATCAGCAATATTGATAGTCAAATTGCTGCTATTTACATCGATGAAAGTTAAGGTTTTCTCATAAAATTTCGCCCCACTCAGCAAAATTCGCAGTACCGCGCCGCCGTCGTTTTTTGCAATCAGAACGGCAGAGGTCTCTGCGTCGGCACCGCCGGTGGGTGCTGTCGGGGCGGCAGAGGGCTGGGACGCTGCCGGAGATTCATCCTGCCCAGCCTCTCCTCCTGCGGGGGCATTCAAGTCGGTGATAGGCGCACTGCCATCGCCGTTGTCGCTGCTCTCCGGCTCCGAAGGTGAGGTCGGCTCATCGCCTTCGTCAGAACCGTTGTCACCGCTCTCCGGCTCTGTAAGCCCAAGCGCACTTTCGTCAATGAAGTCACCATCCCACTGGAGCGCTTCTGTCTCGGCTTTCTCCAGATGAATGTCGATCAGCTCCGCAGCAGGAGTCCCGTCGCTCTGTGTCAGGCTGGCCGTCAGATTTACCTGACGCTGTCCGCTGATGGTCTGTCGCTGCGGTGTCCATTCCACCGAGACGGACTGTGTCCCTGTGGCAAAGGCAATTGTCGGCATAGAAAACAGACCAAACATCATACACACTATGAGCATCATACTGCATAAACGGGTTTTTATATTCCGTCTACGTTTCATTATCACAATCTCCTTTTCCATGGAAAGTTGTTGAGATAAGCAGAAACATTCCCAGCCTTTCACCAAATTATCTCAATGTGTCCACAACTCCGTGACACACAAATCGTGCCCCCGGAAACATATAGTTGCAGGTAGAAAGGGTAATGACCCGATCCGTGGACTGTGGGATAACCTCGCTTGTAAAGCAGGAACGTTCCAGAATCCTCTCTAACCATGCACCGTATTCCTCCTGAGAGGAAAAAGTCAACTGCCAGGCATCGTCGTTTTCCCCGGCGATGTAGGCAGAAAATAATCGGATGGTCAGGGTATTCTCAGGTGTGATCAGAAACAGTTCCGGGTGTGCCTCGTAATATGCCTGCTCCTGATATTTGCTTAAAGAAGCGAAGAGAGTTCCGTTCTTCATGTAGTGGCCGTAGATCACGCTGTTTTGTCCCGTCAGTCCCTGACATCGACTGTCCAGAAAGAGGCTGCCCGCGCTATTGCGGGTACCGTCGAAGAGATGATTCAGATAATAGGAATTGTTCTCCCCCTGGGGGACAGGATAGGAAATTACGGTGTTCGGACAGTAAAGCCACCCCACCACCTCTGGGTTGATGTCGGCCAGAGCCTCAAAATCCACTTGGGGCAATTCCAGCTGGATCTCTTCCTGGAAAGGGATGGAGGGCTGCTGAGCCGGTGTCTTTTGTGGGACTGATACTACACTTTTCTGCAGTTTGTCATAGGCCAGTTCCCCCATACGGTATTCCTGCCACTGCTGGAAAAAAAGCCATCCAAATACCAGCAGGCCGCCCGTACAAAAAAGAACACAAATCCAATATAAGATCCTTCTTTTTTTCATCTTAGATTTCTAAGTGCTCTGGGAACCACTCCCACTTGCTTTTGGGACGTCGGACCACAGTTCAATGAGCCGTGCTTTGGCAGCGAAAGCTGTTTTTTCTTCCGGCTCACCGGTCAAATATGTCAGGGCCTCGTTCCAATCCCGGAGGTCTTCCTGCCTGGGCGAGAGCATTTTCAGTTTTTGTGTCAAGTAATGCTTTTGAGTAATCGTTAGATAGCGCAAATCGGACAGATTTTCGCATCCCATTTGAATGGAGAGCAACTCCAGCAAAGATTGTTTCATGATCATACCCGCATGACCTCCTTTGCTTCTGCAAGCATTTTTTCGTAGCGTGCACCTGGTTGCTTACTGACTACGCCAGCACAAACCGGACAGTTACGCTTCTGCTTTCCGGTTCGGGAATATATGGCAGTCTTCCAGACATGGCCTTCGGCGCAGGTCCACCAAACCTTTTTGTGGGAGCCTGCGGTTACCATTTGGGGCGTCAATGAGCCATTCAGCGTAGGATGCCACTGCGCCGCGATTTTTGCCTGCGTCGTAGCCAGGTCGTTGAACCCAGCAAGAACCTTTTTCCCTGCGCAGTAGGGACAACCGGAGTTCCGCATAGTTCGCATCCCCACCGAAGCCGCATATTCGTGTCCCAAGGGACAGATCCACCATACCCGCCGTTTGCAGGCAGGCGTGACCTGGCATGGCAGCAGCGATCCGTTTTTGGTGGGATGCCACTCTCGGGTCACCGCTGGAAACCGAGAAGCCATATCGTTTTCTCCTGGCAGGATCACCCGTCCGGCACAGACCGGGCATCCGGTTCCGTCCAAGGTGCGGGACTGGACAGAAACGCTCCACTCATGCCCCTGCGTACAGCGCCACCAAACCTTGCGCTTGGTGCCGAAGGTCACATCCCAGGGCTTCAACGTTCCGTTTTTCGTGGGATGCCACTCCTGGGCCAGTTTGGGAAACCGGCTGGCCAGATCATTGACGCCCGGAGCTACAACACGGTTGGCGCACACTGGACAGCCGCAGCCATCCACCCGTGAACGGATTTTCGCCTGCCACTCATGCCCCAGACTACACTGCCACCAGACCTTCTTCTCGCTTCCAGGCAATACACACTCCGGAGTCAGTGGCAGATTTTTGGTGGGGTGCCATTCTCTGATCAAGTCTGGAAAACAACTAGCCAAATCGGTCTCTCCAGTCCACGCAGCTCGACCAGAACAGTAGGGACAATGGGTATGGTGGGAGGTGCGGCTGTTCACCGTTACCTGCCAGCGATGGCCCTTTTCACACTGCCACCAAACCTTTTTCGTGCTGCCGTAGGGAATGGTTGCAGG
Proteins encoded:
- the srtB gene encoding class B sortase, with amino-acid sequence MKKRRILYWICVLFCTGGLLVFGWLFFQQWQEYRMGELAYDKLQKSVVSVPQKTPAQQPSIPFQEEIQLELPQVDFEALADINPEVVGWLYCPNTVISYPVPQGENNSYYLNHLFDGTRNSAGSLFLDSRCQGLTGQNSVIYGHYMKNGTLFASLSKYQEQAYYEAHPELFLITPENTLTIRLFSAYIAGENDDAWQLTFSSQEEYGAWLERILERSCFTSEVIPQSTDRVITLSTCNYMFPGARFVCHGVVDTLR
- a CDS encoding zinc-ribbon domain-containing protein; amino-acid sequence: MRESLHDFCIREGRKELLNEWVVNINFPFTPATIPYGSTKKVWWQCEKGHRWQVTVNSRTSHHTHCPYCSGRAAWTGETDLASCFPDLIREWHPTKNLPLTPECVLPGSEKKVWWQCSLGHEWQAKIRSRVDGCGCPVCANRVVAPGVNDLASRFPKLAQEWHPTKNGTLKPWDVTFGTKRKVWWRCTQGHEWSVSVQSRTLDGTGCPVCAGRVILPGENDMASRFPAVTREWHPTKNGSLLPCQVTPACKRRVWWICPLGHEYAASVGMRTMRNSGCPYCAGKKVLAGFNDLATTQAKIAAQWHPTLNGSLTPQMVTAGSHKKVWWTCAEGHVWKTAIYSRTGKQKRNCPVCAGVVSKQPGARYEKMLAEAKEVMRV